A window of Malania oleifera isolate guangnan ecotype guangnan chromosome 2, ASM2987363v1, whole genome shotgun sequence genomic DNA:
aaaaatttattttactagTTAATCTCGATGagctcaaaaaattaaaatatatattgaGCCTATATATAGGTTTTGGGTTCAATGTCAATATGTGTTGCTCAACCAATAACTATGATTAGTCCATCTAGGAGCATTCTATGCACATAGATGCATGTCAAAGTATAGAGGTTCTTAGAATATTATCTAATGTTAGTCCACCTTATAAAAGTTCACATTTGCTCCTTCTTGGGGGAAAACAAACAGCGAAATCTAAAGATAATGGCACATCACAACCTAGCTAGCCTCATTTTTTGGCAATCACTTCAACCAAAGCTAGAATATTAAATTTCTAGTGCAATTTGTTCTACACTCAAACATCGATATCTTGTAATCAATCTTGGACCCATGAAGATTATAAACAAATCCATCTTTCACAAGTTATCAAATTGATCATTTGAAGATTCACGACTATCTCATTTAGAAACATACTCCTCAAGTCCTTAATTCAGTAGTTCTCTTTAGGGAGATCAAAGATCAAGACAATCCATCTTGTGTTTATCATCAAATTCACTATTTGAAAGATCCACTATTGCCTTGTTCGAAAACACGTTCCTCAAGCACTCAAATCAACTTATCTTGTTTAGGAGATTGAATTAGAGGAATTTATTATTCTTCTTTGAAAAGAATATTTACATAGATCGTACTTATtcattttttaatagaaaattgaatttttatatCAATTTTCTCGTGTTTAATTTCAAAGGCATGAAATTTGTTGTCCATAAATTTTTAACATGCCCAATGGGACATATTTGCTTCTCATCTCCTTCTTTTCACAACAAACTTCCAACTTCGTATCATCATATCTGATATGACTCTCATAAAGACTCAAGCAACAAGAAAGCCACTACTATCTTTGTGGGTTCTGGATCTACAAGTGGCAACCTCAACACCACCAACAACTCCACTACTCACCCGCAACAAATCAAGAACTCTTAACCTACAATGCCCTTAACAAGTCAAGGAAACCAAGTCAAAACATATAATAATACTTGATTTGCTCACCGAGAAGATGTCAAATTTAAAGATATCACCTATGGCTGGTCCAAAAGCCCTATCCATTTGTCACCTCGTAAGAAGTATGAATGATTGCTCGAATACTTTCTATGGTCAATTGTTATCGAATCATTGCGAAGTCAGCAATATTTGTAAGTCGGATTTGCTTCGATGACATAGTAGCCTTACCTTGCACCTCCAGTAACTAACGGCATAAACGGTCCCACATAGGCATGCCAAAAATATgtttgataaaataaaataaaaaaatcaaacacCTTTTAGGCAACTACCTTAGTTGAGCGATCCCCATCACACTTCACTTCAAATGGGTGCACAAAGATGTCACAAACAATGATCGAtgacaatttttttcttttgtaaaccTTCAAATCTCCATACTATGATCATTTTATTTCTATGACCAAGTAGACATCATGCTATGAACAAAACACAATCTAAGAAAGTCACCAAAATAGTGTGGACATACATGATAATTTGATGTAACCAAATGCCTGGATCGATGTTTAGCAACCTTGATTGACATAAAGTTACACAAATCTCACCAAGAGTTGCAATACAATATGCGCCATAATAGATGGATTTCACCATTAGTACCTTTGACAATGTCAAAGGCAATTTAAAGTTTTAACCAAAAGTCTTTTAAGCTCATTTTTCATTTTGCACGCACGAGGTCCAAAACTTCACCGCAATGCAAATTCCTAGAGAGTCGAATCTGTCTAAAGTCCTGATAAGTGAAAGGAACATAAAGACGAGGGTGTTTGGTGTCCACAAATTCTGATGGGGCTTCCACTACCGCATCCTTAGGTGCCAACAGAAATGTAACAATGGACACGCGTTTTGTCGGTACTTTACATTGAACTTGGTGTTTCACATTCTGAAATCTCCCATTGCTCCATACCTTCACGTGCACATCATTATATATTGTTAAGAAAATACTTGACATTTTACTCATCCCCTTTAGTATCTGATTAGACACGGTAGTAATGGGTTCCAAATAGATTCCACCACCAAGTGTCTAACTGGCATACTATCCAAGAAATAACAACAGGATATCAAACATACAATGCAACATATTATCATGATGATTTTTGCCTCTACTCATTTGGTGATCTTCAAACTTCTTTAATTGGGTGTTAGGGTCTAAGTTTTAATGTCTACAACTTTTAagataaatcatgatatacacTTAAACTAAAACGAGTATAGGGGCAAGCCCATTATCCTATAGAAAGGTTAAGTGCCTAAAGGTCATGAACACAACCGTTGaatctaaaaaaagaaaaattatcaaaataGTACACTCCACCTGAGAAAAAAgacttagaaaaataaaatgtcaaGGAGTATTTAAGCAGAGAGGTGTAAAGGGGAGGACCTGTTAGCTAGGTGGTTGGATTAATTGAGTGCCTAAAAGATATGAAATACATCATACACCATCGTAtccaaataaataaatgaaatgaaatactAACCTTAGCAACGTCTCCAAGATTGACAAGGAGGGTGCCGGAGATGGGGTCGGCGGGTATAAACTTGCCGGACTTATCCATAACTTCAAGACCACCATTATTGTCATCTTCCAGGAGGATGGTGATGAAACCGGGGTCCGTGTGCATAGGTACGCCGCAGGAGCCTATGTTTGCCGGAGAGAAGTTGTATTGGTTCATCCTAAACTGGCTACACCATCCTTCAAACAAACCATCGCAAACTGGCAGTGCCAGCCCCATGCTCTTGGCCATCTTGCGTGCGATGTCCTTGGCTAACTCATTTGTGGCTTCAAGATACTTCGTCATTATTTCACTATATTGGCACTCAAACAAGAATTACTTTTTTTCATCATAAAGCAGACATGCATGCAGCTTCTTTTTCCTTTAAgtgaaataaaattttagttaagTGTTAATTATTACGATTGGGATTTCTCTAAGTAATCATTGATTTAGGGCGTGAGTGTGCAGTATGTTATAAGAAATAAGATACTTTTTGTTTTTTGGCTTGAGGTAAATTTCATGGTTAGTTGTTGAATTCTTACTGCAGTATCGAATTAATTTGCTCAAACTTCAATTTGCTTCATATCATGCATTGAAAccttaaaattttgttttaaaattcaatCTAGTTAACCAGAGATAAATCTAACGAAGTGCCATTACTGTAATAATCTGACATTTCTACTTAACAtacgtgaaaaaaaaaaaagggctgcTGTGTCTAAATTGTGTGACTGTATGTGTTTTGTGCATTCAAAGATTTTTCAATTGAAACTGGAAAAGCGACAATATTTTTCTTgacaattttttaatttaaaattctcCATTAATGCTTCAAATGGGAATGTGAATGCTTTGCTTTAACTGGTTAAACATACATCCACTAAAGAATAGCATAAATGAGGCAATCAAAACAGAGGAAACAGAGCATTATATTTTTGTCAGCTACTCTGTTTTTGTTGCTTTGTTTTTAAGTACTATCTATTCTTTCTAAACATTAAATTCAGAGTTGCTATATGTCAAAATTTAAGCTAAAACTAGACAGTAGCTACTCTTGTGACTTTGTTAATGGACATTTTGAAAAGGAGTCAGTGAAAATAactttacttttattattttaaaaagtttaatcCCTTTCCCCACGTGAAAAAAGGATtgttagggaaaaaaaaaaggtggattTGAGTAtttgctaaaaataataattataaggtaccaaaaaatatttaaaacaactaaaattgatatatatatatatatatatatatatatatatatagaaaatataattaatgcattgatagttttgtactattttttttaaaaaaaaatgaaggataataataaaataaaataatttgttgAAGAAAAAGTTACCCTATATTTAGAgccaaatttgaatttttattagatttacataatatttaatataaaattgtattaaaatttattccaatttactcaaatttaaatttaacgtCCGAAATTCATCCTTCCATTAGTGTATAGATTTTAAAACTTTCCAAAGCCCATAAAAATGTATTAAAAACTAatttataaaaattgaaaaaattaattatcAATTACACTAAACTTAATCTTTACTTCTAAAAAAGAGAAGTTGAAGTAAAAAAGAATGATCAAACTCATCCCAAGAGAGAATAAATTATCAAACTAAATGGTCTACCGATGACAACCCATGAATTTTTTTTATCTGTTTTGGAAAGAATGGATCACAGATGAtgttataaaattaatttattaaatagtTTATCTTACTTTTAGAAAACAATTAAACGACTAGCTATCAAATTTTAATTCCATTGATCCATGGGGTTGGCAGACATGGTAGACTATTTCTACTTAATAATTTGTTAAGAACacttgtaaagaagaaagacttAAGGATACCATACCTGTGCCGGGGAGAAGCATCCAACAGGTCACAGAATTCGTGCACACCTTGGGGCAAGCAAATGTCATAGATGCCCAATGCTTCATGCAATGGATTAATGTCATTGGGTGGCAAGTACCCTCTGCCGTCGATGATATTTCCGCTCCGCTGTTTTATTTCCATCGGAAGGCCTAGGAGATCTGCGGCCACCGACCTCATCTCCGAGGTCAAAATCGCCGGGATCTTATGGTTGACGACCCTGAAACAGCCCCACTCCTCGCATGCTGCCACCAGTTTCTGCGACTGCCCCGGAAAGTCCTCCAAGTCGATCACCGGAATAACGCCGGCCATTAATAGATTATTATTTCAGATAGAGAGGGAAAAGAAGATACCGGAAAGCTCCGTCGCCGGCCGGCAGCTTATTATATGAAGTACGCTGGACTTTCGATTGTGCAGCCTCAGTGGTGGATCTTCGTCCCAAGCATGTTCGTATATATTGAAGAGTGGTAGGATTAGATCCGCAAGAGTGTGGTAATGATTGTTTGACTTTTCAGCCATATAGTGTGCTTCTGTGATGGGAGGGTGCCTTCATCCAAGTTCTTCCCccatttttatgttattttttttcagGTAAAGCTTTTATTAAAATTAGGCACCGAAAAAAGGCCAAGTCTACTCAAAACCTAAAAACAGCCATCACCCGATGACTTTACCACCCAGTGTTAATAAACCAATCAACCAGCATACAAAACGTCCAACCAAACCAAAGAGCCGCCGAATACCAAGGAAACAACCCAAGACAAAAAAAAGTCTCCAAATTAGCCTTCTAAATCGGCTAAAATGTAATGAAACTTTTTCTAATCCAAATTCCAAAAAATGGAGTAGGATCTAGACTAAAAGAAGAGGCAAGAAACGCATCTAAAAAGAACTTTGGCTGCTGAGAAGGAGTACTCCCTAAAGATCCTTCTGTTTCTTTCTTTCTAGGTTTCTCAATAGACCACCCCTATAATGGCTGCTTTGAGGTTCTCTAGAAATCCTTTAAGTGAAGTAGAATTCCAAATATCATAGAACGAACTAAACTCATACGGCATGACCAACTGTAATTGCAAGAGACGGTAAAAGGAAGACCACACACTTCTGCTGAACTAACAATGAAAGAGAAGGTGATTAACATTTTCAACGTCCATCTTGTAAAGAACACACATCGGAGCCCAATTCAACCCTCTTCTTTGTAGACTATCTACAGTCAAAATTCTGTTATTAATTGCAAACCAATAGAAAACATTGACCTTTGACGGAATGAAGATGTTTCAAAACTTTGTTACTCGTTTAAGACGTCTAAAATGGGCATCTTGGGCGAGAACTTTATAGAAGTTGGCAACTGAGAAGGTATTAGAGGAGTTAAGTTCCCAAAAGCACTAGTCTAGACTACCTCTTCTAATCGGTACTTTATAAATCAAATTCAGGAGCTCCAGCATTTGTTTAGCCTCCTTTCCTCTACTCTGACACTTAAACACCAAACACCAAAAGGGACTGTTGTTATGGAACTGcaaaacatacatatgcaatTTTAGCCTTTTGCTGAGACGCCATAGTGAAAAGGTGTGAGAAAAGGTTTAGAAGGGTGTCCATGGAGGCCCATTTATCGGTCCACAAATTTGCTTTTTTCCTATCCCCAACCAAGATCTTCATATGTTCCCACGTTACCTAGTTCAACTTAAGGATATTCATCCAAAGACTTCCTCCGGTGGGACAAAAGGGATTGGGGGAGAATGCCAAATGGGTTTATTGATTCCATACTTGACACATATCACCTTTTTTCCAGAGGTTGTTGTCTTCAATAGCAAATCTCCAAATCCATTTTCCGAGAAAAGAGTTTTATTCATGATCTCCAATCGCTTGATTCTGACCATTATTCTTGGGAAGAGCCACTGAGCACCATCTGACAAAGGAATATTTAAAACTCTCGATCGTTCCTCTCCAAAGGAAATTTCTTTGATATCTTTCCATGAGCATACTAATCCTCTTTTGCAAAGGGAAAATTGACATGTAATATATGTGAAGATTGGAAAGAACTGAATTGATCAAAGTTAGTCTGTCTCCTATAGCAAAAAAAATATGATCTCCATGTTGCTAACttccttttcattttttcaaGAATTGGGTCCCAAACATGTTTATCTAATGACTTTGCTCCCAACGGAATGCCGAGGTAAAGGGAAGGGAAGGAGCACAGTGAACAACTCAAAATGTTTGCCTTAGTGTCCACATCCACAATGTCACCGAACAGGTATATTCGACTTTTTGACAAGTTAACTTTCAACCTGATAACTGCCTCAAAGTAAAGCAAAATTGCCTTAAGATTTAAGATTTTTTATCTCCAAATGGGAATTACTGCAAAATATAATAGTGTCATCGACGAATAGGAAATGAGAGAGGTCTATAGAATGAGACCTATGATGAATCTTGATTGCATTAATCAACTTGTTATCAAAACCTTGAGCCAACATTTGAGAAAACGCCTCCATGATAATAACAAAGAGAAATGGAGATAAGGTGTCCCCTTGTCTATGACCCCTTGAGCTCTTGAAAAAGCCTAAAACCTCACCATTAAGCAATAAAGAGAATGAAACCATAGAAATACACGACTTTGTCCAACTTCTTCATTTGACTCCAAACCCCATGATGCCCAATATATTGCTAAGGCATTCCCAATTAACATGGTCAAATGCCTTTTCCAAATCAATCTTGCAATCAAAGCTTTCATACTTTTTCTTCGTCAAAAAATCAATGTTCTCATTAGCGACGAGGGCAACATTAAGAATTTGTCTACCTGAAACAAAGGGTATATGATTATCTGAAATGATCAATGGGAGCATTATTTTTAGATTGTTGTATAGAACTTTAGCCAAAATTTTGTAGAAGATGCCCACTAGACTAATAGGTCTAAAATATTTAATGTTCACTACTCTAACTTATTTGGAATGATAACAATAAATGTGACATTCAGGCTTTTTTCAAACTTCTCATTTGAGTAAAAGTCATGAAAGGCTAAGATGAAATCATTTTTCAAGAATTTCCAATAATTTTGAACAAAACAAACAGTGAAACTGTCAGGATCCGATGATTTGTCCCCATTCATCATGGTCACAGCATTCCAAACTTCTTCTTTAGAGAAGGGACTCTCAAGCTTGTCCCTACAATGAGAAGGCAAAATAGTTGCATTGTTCCCTGAAAGACGAGGCCTCCAAGAAAAGGTTCTATTAGAAGGTCCTAAAAGAGCTTAGTGACTCCGCCCTTGATCTCCCCAGGCTTCTCAAAAACTTTATTCTTGATAAtcaatgttggaattggtgtattcccaaaaggggaatgaattgggcatttaaaaatttcttcctaagtctATTTAACCACGAGCAAtaaaacacaacctagggtcatttAAGTATTTCCTAATATCACAAATATTCTACTGAGCAgatatttaatcaatttaaagcACTCTCAATATATCAAACATTCAAAgtaataaatattaacatacaagtgtagaaagtaaattgtagaaaataaaactggcaccagatatgttatcagggttcgaccaatactgcctatgtaaagacccgaacccaagtgagttcctacatataaatttttcagcggatgcaaataaatctaatttatttttattatcggagcactaattagctttattaaaaatatatgtctcaactattaaaatgcaaatttataaaattctaaaaaacacaaacatattttaaattgtattatactaatttttttattttactctgctctttctattcccgcccaTGCACTTG
This region includes:
- the LOC131148627 gene encoding 2-oxoglutarate-dependent dioxygenase DAO-like; the protein is MAGVIPVIDLEDFPGQSQKLVAACEEWGCFRVVNHKIPAILTSEMRSVAADLLGLPMEIKQRSGNIIDGRGYLPPNDINPLHEALGIYDICLPQGVHEFCDLLDASPRHSEIMTKYLEATNELAKDIARKMAKSMGLALPVCDGLFEGWCSQFRMNQYNFSPANIGSCGVPMHTDPGFITILLEDDNNGGLEVMDKSGKFIPADPISGTLLVNLGDVAKVWSNGRFQNVKHQVQCKVPTKRVSIVTFLLAPKDAVVEAPSEFVDTKHPRLYVPFTYQDFRQIRLSRNLHCGEVLDLVRAK